One segment of Asaia bogorensis NBRC 16594 DNA contains the following:
- a CDS encoding MlaA family lipoprotein: MTAPLGDSDNRPTAGTADSSRKRRREQRKGGRVLIGLSALLSLSACASWRNPPPKDPEALADYKEANDPYEPVNRKMYGIQMWAYHHALRPVGKAWAWAVPKPIRNSIDNLNQTWYMPTVFFSDVGAGKPRRAGDDFMRYVINMTLGAAGFIDVATSLGYPHHDSDPGLTLATWGVPSGPYLFLPGLGPNTLRDAGGYAIAQGLSPINYVPRGYGLLTFNWAYNVAGVLGGFSSHIDEIDQVEQDSLDPYAFIRSAWQQNRASQVDSLRNDHRATVPDWYN, translated from the coding sequence ATGACCGCACCGCTAGGTGATTCCGATAACCGGCCAACAGCCGGAACTGCCGATTCAAGCCGTAAGAGACGGCGCGAGCAGCGCAAGGGCGGCCGTGTTCTCATCGGGCTGAGCGCCCTTCTCTCCCTGAGTGCCTGCGCAAGCTGGCGCAACCCGCCGCCGAAAGATCCCGAGGCGCTGGCGGACTACAAGGAAGCCAACGACCCCTACGAGCCGGTCAACCGCAAGATGTATGGCATCCAGATGTGGGCCTATCATCACGCGCTGCGTCCGGTGGGCAAGGCCTGGGCCTGGGCGGTACCTAAGCCGATCCGCAACTCGATCGATAACCTGAACCAGACATGGTACATGCCAACGGTCTTTTTCAGTGATGTCGGCGCCGGCAAGCCACGCCGCGCTGGTGATGACTTCATGCGTTATGTCATCAACATGACACTTGGCGCTGCCGGGTTTATCGACGTTGCAACATCGCTGGGCTATCCGCATCATGACAGCGATCCGGGTCTGACGCTGGCGACATGGGGCGTACCGAGCGGCCCCTATCTCTTCCTGCCGGGCCTCGGCCCCAACACGCTGCGCGATGCTGGCGGTTACGCCATCGCTCAGGGCCTGTCGCCCATCAACTACGTGCCACGCGGCTATGGCCTGCTGACCTTCAACTGGGCCTATAACGTCGCTGGCGTGCTGGGCGGATTCTCGTCTCATATTGACGAGATCGATCAGGTCGAGCAGGATTCACTCGATCCGTACGCGTTTATTCGTAGCGCCTGGCAGCAGAACCGCGCCAGCCAGGTTGACTCGCTCCGCAACGACCACCGGGCGACCGTGCCGGACTGGTACAATTAA
- a CDS encoding MlaC/ttg2D family ABC transporter substrate-binding protein: MFKTCISFSRRAALGVLTTALVSVAALSTPAHAEDAQGFVTAFGSKLVGIINSDKGLAEKKAEVLPLLQSNVDIATIGKFCLGRYWRTATPDQQAQYLKLFHQVLVNAVTDKIGDYRGVSFKVTGETNTPNGELVSAQIMRPGQPVADMGLLIAHDGGMKIVDMIGEGTSLRLTQRQDYSSYLARNGGNVATLISALERQLSHRH; this comes from the coding sequence ATGTTCAAAACCTGCATCTCTTTCTCTCGTCGCGCAGCGCTTGGCGTTCTGACCACAGCGCTCGTTTCCGTCGCAGCCCTGTCCACACCGGCCCATGCTGAAGATGCACAGGGCTTCGTGACGGCTTTCGGTAGCAAGCTCGTCGGGATCATCAACAGCGACAAGGGCCTGGCTGAGAAGAAGGCCGAAGTTCTGCCCCTGCTGCAAAGCAATGTGGACATCGCCACCATCGGCAAGTTCTGCCTGGGACGTTACTGGCGCACGGCCACCCCTGATCAGCAGGCCCAGTATTTGAAGCTATTCCATCAGGTTCTGGTCAATGCCGTTACGGACAAGATCGGTGACTATCGCGGCGTGAGCTTCAAGGTGACCGGCGAGACCAACACCCCCAACGGTGAACTCGTCAGCGCCCAGATCATGCGCCCCGGTCAGCCGGTTGCCGATATGGGCCTTCTGATCGCCCATGACGGCGGCATGAAGATTGTCGACATGATTGGCGAGGGAACGAGCCTGCGTCTGACCCAGCGTCAGGATTACAGCTCCTATCTCGCCCGCAATGGCGGCAATGTCGCTACACTGATCAGCGCACTCGAGCGTCAGCTCTCGCATCGTCACTGA
- a CDS encoding DUF2778 domain-containing protein yields the protein MPAHCVFYLNERDVSVLTCVGFGSFPAYSGSGDFTNRPAAASNRNNGPLPTGLYHILDRQCGGRLGVVRDHVGDFFAGTHRQDWFALYRDDGIIDDQTSIDGIRRGAFRLHPVGFWGISKGCITLPETHDFYRLREFLLAQSPAYVNGMRSYGTLDVR from the coding sequence TTGCCCGCGCATTGCGTATTCTACCTCAACGAGAGAGACGTTTCGGTACTTACCTGCGTGGGGTTCGGCTCTTTTCCTGCCTATTCCGGGTCCGGCGACTTCACCAACCGTCCCGCGGCGGCCAGCAACAGGAACAACGGTCCTCTCCCAACGGGGCTTTACCATATCCTCGATCGGCAGTGCGGAGGTCGACTGGGTGTCGTCAGGGATCATGTCGGTGATTTCTTCGCAGGTACCCATCGTCAGGACTGGTTTGCCCTCTACCGTGATGACGGCATCATAGACGATCAGACATCGATAGACGGCATCAGGCGCGGGGCTTTCCGGCTGCATCCTGTTGGGTTCTGGGGGATCAGCAAGGGATGCATTACATTGCCTGAAACCCATGATTTCTATCGCCTGCGTGAATTCCTGCTCGCTCAATCGCCGGCCTATGTGAACGGGATGCGGTCTTACGGGACGCTGGACGTCAGATGA
- a CDS encoding aldose epimerase family protein, producing MKALVKSAVCLVALAGIMDGAAQAAPAVTVQPWGKTPAGEDVKIITLTNDHAMTVRVITYGGIIQSVEAPDRAGHVQDLVLGFGTLEGYTKDSAEGGLFFGAMIGRYANRLAHGTFTIDGKSYHTDLTDPPNALHGGKIGFDKHVWTLVDTKKNAKGASVTLRLVSPNGDQGFPGTLTTSVTYTLDENNALSLHYQATTDAPTVLNLTNHSYWNLNGEGSGSIENEVMQINAERYTPTDGTSIPTGELATVAGTPLDFRKPMRIGDHLRSDFAQMLIARGYDHNWIVDGAYGKAPRPAAVIFDPASGRTLEVSTNQPGLQVYTSNSLTGKYAGISHRAYRQTDALALEAEHYPDSPNHPSFPTTELRPGQKFDYTTIFKLGTR from the coding sequence ATGAAAGCATTAGTGAAGAGCGCCGTATGTCTGGTGGCGCTTGCGGGGATAATGGACGGTGCGGCGCAGGCTGCGCCAGCTGTGACGGTCCAGCCCTGGGGCAAGACTCCTGCCGGTGAGGATGTCAAAATCATCACCCTGACCAACGATCATGCGATGACGGTCCGTGTCATCACCTATGGCGGCATCATCCAGTCTGTGGAAGCACCGGACCGTGCAGGTCATGTGCAGGATCTGGTCCTGGGCTTCGGCACGCTTGAGGGCTACACGAAGGACTCGGCTGAGGGCGGCCTGTTTTTCGGGGCCATGATCGGCCGTTACGCCAATCGTCTGGCTCATGGCACCTTCACCATTGATGGCAAGAGCTATCATACGGATCTGACCGACCCGCCAAACGCCCTGCATGGTGGAAAAATCGGTTTCGACAAGCATGTCTGGACGCTGGTGGACACGAAAAAGAACGCCAAGGGTGCTTCGGTCACGCTGCGCCTTGTCAGCCCCAATGGCGATCAGGGTTTCCCCGGCACGCTCACGACCAGCGTGACGTACACGCTGGATGAAAACAACGCGCTCAGCCTGCACTATCAGGCGACAACCGATGCGCCGACCGTGCTGAACCTGACCAATCATTCCTACTGGAACCTGAATGGCGAGGGTTCGGGCTCGATCGAGAACGAGGTCATGCAGATCAACGCCGAGCGTTATACCCCGACCGACGGCACCTCGATCCCGACGGGCGAGCTGGCCACAGTGGCGGGAACGCCGCTTGATTTCCGCAAGCCCATGCGGATCGGTGATCATCTGCGCAGCGACTTTGCTCAGATGCTGATTGCTCGTGGCTATGACCATAACTGGATTGTCGATGGTGCCTACGGCAAAGCCCCGCGGCCTGCTGCGGTGATTTTCGATCCGGCCTCGGGTCGCACGCTCGAGGTCTCGACCAACCAGCCGGGATTGCAGGTCTACACCTCCAATTCGCTAACCGGGAAATATGCCGGTATCTCCCATCGGGCCTATCGTCAGACCGACGCGCTGGCCCTTGAAGCCGAGCATTATCCCGACAGCCCGAACCATCCGTCCTTCCCGACCACGGAACTCCGTCCGGGGCAGAAGTTCGACTACACGACCATCTTCAAGCTCGGAACCCGCTAA
- a CDS encoding TerB family tellurite resistance protein has translation MAFWGKMFGGVAGFAVGGPMGALMGAALGHAADRGSLLETPTGGWHEHWRTKGQPDPNGAAFMAAAKMSTLLGKTDQLYAIGLVALCAKMAKIDGPVNKAEIRAFRSLFQFPADNMREVGMLFDRARDRTDDFEMYARELGKGFTKDRAPLEQLLMALFVIARADLPPGADLHPAETAFLKKVHAAFGLPPGAWDRAETGRSGSASNENDAYVELGLTRSATDQEVRTRWRVLIREHHPDVLGQKNLSPDALAKAGDRVARINAAWDRIKRDRKL, from the coding sequence ATGGCATTCTGGGGAAAGATGTTCGGTGGCGTGGCCGGTTTCGCTGTTGGCGGACCGATGGGCGCGCTCATGGGTGCGGCGCTGGGCCATGCGGCCGATCGCGGCTCGCTGCTTGAAACACCAACCGGGGGATGGCACGAGCACTGGCGCACCAAGGGACAGCCTGATCCCAATGGGGCCGCTTTCATGGCCGCCGCCAAGATGTCCACCCTGCTTGGCAAGACCGATCAGCTTTATGCCATAGGTCTGGTCGCCCTCTGCGCCAAGATGGCCAAAATCGATGGTCCGGTGAACAAGGCCGAGATCAGGGCCTTTCGCTCGCTCTTCCAGTTCCCGGCCGATAACATGCGTGAAGTGGGCATGTTGTTTGATCGGGCCCGTGACCGCACGGATGATTTCGAGATGTATGCCCGCGAACTCGGCAAGGGCTTTACCAAGGACCGCGCCCCGCTTGAGCAACTGCTGATGGCGCTCTTCGTCATCGCTCGGGCGGATCTTCCCCCCGGCGCCGATCTGCATCCTGCTGAAACGGCTTTCCTGAAAAAGGTCCATGCGGCTTTTGGCCTGCCGCCCGGGGCGTGGGACAGGGCCGAGACGGGTCGTTCCGGTTCGGCCAGCAACGAGAATGATGCCTATGTCGAACTGGGTCTCACGCGTAGCGCCACGGATCAGGAAGTCAGGACGCGCTGGCGTGTGCTGATCAGGGAGCATCACCCCGATGTTCTGGGTCAGAAAAACCTCAGTCCCGATGCCCTGGCCAAGGCCGGTGATCGCGTCGCCCGCATCAACGCGGCGTGGGACCGGATCAAGCGCGACCGCAAATTGTAG
- the ettA gene encoding energy-dependent translational throttle protein EttA, whose amino-acid sequence MAAYQYVYVMKDLTKAYPGGREVFKGITLSFLPGVKIGVLGVNGAGKSTLLKIMAGIEKEYGGEAWGAEGARIGYLEQEPKLDESLTVGENVALGFGDLKHAVDRFNEISMAFAEPMTDDEMTALLAEQAELQEKIDAGDGWELDRKLEIALEALRCPPADSPVTMLSGGERRRVALCRLLLEKPDLLLLDEPTNHLDAESVAWLEKTLRDYQGTVMVITHDRYFLDNVTNWILEIERGRGYPFEGNYSSWLTQKRKRLAQEEKEESSRQRALAAEQEWISASPKARQAKSKARITKYEEMLAASQERAGGTADIVITPGPRLGGTVIEAENLSKGFGDRLLIDGLNFKLPPGGIVGVIGPNGAGKSTLFKMITGQDQPDGGALKIGDTVKLGYVDQSRDSLDDSKTVWEEISGGTDVIQLGKRTVPSRAYVGAFNFKGSDQQKRVGVLSGGERNRVHLAKMLKKDSNVILLDEPTNDLDVDTLRALEDALAEFAGCAVVISHDRWFLDRLATHILAFEGDSHVEWFEGNFQDYEEDKRRRLGPDSTEPSRIKYRPIAR is encoded by the coding sequence ATGGCCGCCTATCAGTATGTCTATGTCATGAAGGACCTGACGAAGGCCTATCCCGGGGGCCGTGAGGTCTTCAAGGGTATCACCCTGTCCTTCCTTCCCGGCGTCAAAATCGGTGTGCTCGGCGTCAACGGCGCCGGTAAATCGACTCTGCTCAAGATCATGGCCGGTATCGAAAAGGAATATGGCGGTGAGGCCTGGGGCGCTGAAGGCGCGCGCATCGGTTATCTAGAGCAGGAGCCCAAGCTCGACGAGTCCCTGACCGTCGGTGAGAACGTGGCACTCGGCTTCGGTGACCTGAAGCACGCGGTGGATCGCTTCAACGAGATCTCGATGGCTTTTGCTGAGCCGATGACCGACGATGAAATGACCGCGCTTCTGGCCGAACAGGCCGAATTGCAGGAAAAGATCGACGCTGGCGATGGCTGGGAGCTGGACCGCAAGCTCGAGATCGCTCTTGAAGCCCTGCGCTGCCCGCCTGCTGATAGCCCTGTCACCATGCTTTCTGGTGGTGAGCGCCGTCGCGTGGCGCTGTGCCGCCTGCTGCTCGAAAAGCCCGACCTGCTGCTGCTCGACGAACCGACCAACCATCTCGATGCCGAGAGCGTGGCTTGGCTCGAAAAGACCCTGCGCGACTATCAGGGCACCGTCATGGTCATTACCCATGACCGCTACTTCCTCGACAATGTCACGAACTGGATTCTCGAAATCGAGCGCGGTCGTGGTTATCCGTTCGAAGGCAATTACTCTTCCTGGCTGACCCAGAAGCGCAAGCGTCTGGCTCAGGAAGAGAAGGAAGAGAGCTCGCGCCAGCGAGCCCTTGCCGCCGAGCAGGAGTGGATCAGCGCCTCGCCGAAGGCCCGTCAGGCCAAGAGCAAGGCCCGTATCACCAAGTACGAGGAAATGCTGGCCGCCAGTCAGGAGCGTGCCGGTGGCACGGCCGATATCGTCATCACCCCCGGCCCCCGTCTGGGTGGCACGGTCATCGAGGCGGAGAATCTCTCCAAGGGCTTCGGCGATCGTCTGCTGATCGACGGCTTGAACTTCAAGCTGCCGCCGGGTGGTATCGTGGGTGTGATCGGGCCGAACGGTGCGGGTAAGTCCACGCTGTTCAAGATGATCACGGGTCAGGACCAGCCGGATGGCGGTGCACTCAAGATCGGTGACACGGTCAAGCTCGGCTATGTCGATCAGTCACGCGACTCGCTCGATGACAGCAAGACGGTGTGGGAAGAAATCTCGGGCGGCACGGATGTCATCCAGTTGGGCAAGCGCACGGTGCCGTCACGCGCCTATGTCGGGGCCTTCAACTTCAAGGGCTCCGATCAGCAAAAGCGCGTCGGCGTGCTGTCGGGTGGTGAGCGCAACCGCGTGCATCTGGCCAAGATGCTCAAGAAGGACAGCAATGTCATTCTGCTCGACGAACCGACCAACGATCTCGATGTCGACACGCTGCGTGCACTCGAAGACGCTCTTGCCGAATTCGCCGGTTGCGCCGTGGTCATCTCGCATGATCGCTGGTTCCTCGACCGTCTGGCCACGCATATCCTCGCCTTCGAGGGTGATAGCCATGTCGAATGGTTCGAGGGTAACTTCCAGGATTATGAAGAAGACAAGCGTCGTCGCCTTGGCCCGGATTCGACCGAACCGAGCCGTATCAAGTATCGCCCCATCGCACGCTAA
- a CDS encoding sulfite exporter TauE/SafE family protein, with protein MLLAGAPCGSGFPAMMVFLLLFCLSCAAFTISSVAGGGAGLVIMPVLGLVLATPKIPAALSIGTMCSTVGRIVTFWQVINWRVVLFFTPAALPAAALGVFCLRLMPPVYLELVLGLFLSGNVFLLLRRSPPVETDQRQWRYLPAIGFAAGFVSGFTGATGLLFNRFYQKLGLQKQALIATRAANEVLLHAIKLVLYAQFGLFDRGVFLAGVCVGVAALAAIKVTQWVLPLLTHAQFCRIGHAAAAVAGVLMLSGAAHQIVQKDAMSLSYGRAHGETELAMT; from the coding sequence ATGCTGCTTGCCGGTGCGCCTTGCGGAAGCGGTTTCCCGGCCATGATGGTTTTTCTGCTCCTTTTCTGCCTCTCCTGTGCTGCCTTCACGATCTCCTCCGTTGCAGGCGGGGGCGCTGGCCTCGTGATCATGCCCGTGCTGGGCCTTGTGCTGGCCACACCCAAAATTCCGGCAGCACTCTCCATCGGCACCATGTGCAGCACGGTCGGGCGCATCGTCACCTTCTGGCAAGTCATCAACTGGCGGGTTGTTCTGTTTTTTACCCCGGCCGCCCTGCCAGCTGCCGCACTGGGCGTGTTCTGCCTGCGGCTCATGCCACCGGTTTATCTTGAGCTCGTTCTCGGCCTGTTTCTGAGCGGCAATGTCTTTCTGCTCCTTCGCCGCAGCCCGCCCGTAGAGACCGATCAGCGCCAGTGGCGCTACCTGCCTGCCATAGGGTTCGCGGCAGGGTTCGTTTCCGGATTCACCGGTGCGACAGGCCTCCTTTTCAACCGGTTCTACCAGAAGCTGGGCCTGCAGAAGCAGGCACTGATTGCCACGCGCGCAGCCAATGAGGTGCTGCTTCATGCCATCAAGCTGGTGCTTTACGCGCAGTTCGGCCTGTTTGATCGCGGGGTCTTTCTGGCTGGGGTTTGCGTTGGTGTCGCAGCGCTGGCCGCTATCAAGGTGACACAGTGGGTCCTGCCTCTGCTGACCCACGCCCAGTTTTGCCGGATCGGCCATGCTGCGGCTGCGGTGGCAGGAGTTCTTATGCTGAGCGGTGCTGCCCACCAGATTGTTCAGAAGGATGCGATGTCGCTTAGCTACGGGCGCGCCCATGGCGAGACGGAACTGGCCATGACATGA
- a CDS encoding ribbon-helix-helix domain-containing protein: MSDLVKRSFTLSRHRTSIALEPEFWAVLEEMSAGNSLASLIASIDATRPPERPLASALRVACLASLRSS, encoded by the coding sequence ATGAGTGATCTTGTCAAACGCAGCTTCACGTTGTCGCGCCACCGCACCAGCATCGCTCTGGAGCCTGAATTCTGGGCCGTGCTGGAGGAAATGAGTGCTGGCAATTCGCTGGCGTCCCTGATCGCCAGTATCGATGCAACCCGCCCGCCGGAACGCCCGCTCGCCTCGGCATTACGGGTAGCCTGTCTGGCCTCTCTACGCAGTTCCTGA
- a CDS encoding hybrid sensor histidine kinase/response regulator gives MTSCPSGTAISPDSLEAFIEAEITRGSFASERAMIEAGLTLLREKMATSAKREGVAFPPAGGQCGALIRGLDWAQHAVGPTCRWSDPLRATITNIVNSPVAKMLLWGPEQILFYNDAFSLIAGDRHPCALGTPLAKAFPELDAWTRPVLEAGLRGEAASFQNRKIRLNRQDQIETLILDFYFTPVYETGEAPGGVLCTIVNNTERVHAEKRLASSEAELRRVTDATPMLVSYVDQAHVYRFANAAYESWLGLPLERIVNCPVIEVLGARVYEDRRPDLEAALSGRSLTAETLLPHQDGTERHTEFRYVPHIDDDGVVHGVHILGIDIEDRARRIAEVAASDRRFRTAMEAVHGVLWTNSADGRMTGEQPGWAALTGQTSEEYQGFGWANAVHPDDTAASVVAWNASVSSRSMFVHEHRVRNRDGQWRNFAIRALPILDDSGEITEWVGVHTDITHQRAAEAALRDHAEDLSRQVRHRQRAEEQLRKLNETLENRVIEEITERRQAETRLAQAQKMESIGKLTGGVAHDFNNLLQVISGNLQLLGKYVMGNSRAERHVSSAMGGVQRGSRLASQLLAFGRRQALEPKIVNVTRFVRGMDEMLRRAIGEGIEIETIVSAGLWNTFIDPAQIENALLNLAINARDAMEGQGKLTIELGNTHLDDAYVRQHDEVKAGQYVLLAVSDTGTGMTPDILAKVFEPFFSTKAEGKGSGLGLSMVYGFVKQSGGHINIYSEPGEGTTIKLYLPRAMDAEDVEIEHHMAPVTGGSETVLVVEDDDEVRATVVEMLSDLGYQVLKATDAANALVVIESGMPIDILFTDVVMPGTLKSPELARRAKERLPDIAVLFTSGYTENSIVHGGRLDAGVELLSKPYTRDALARKFRHVLANRQQRVQATAPRQPDPSEASSASAGQAALISGAESVGMGNAPARTLCVTVLLVEDDRLIRQATSEMLKESGFLTVEAADYDEALIVLQTMPVDVLLTDVNLPGLSGKDLAAQARLLRPDIGVVFATGDVHAVEGDPSVVVLSKPYDLTTLTSSLSRSLPRLSPQAQPADDTAPAKDRPATV, from the coding sequence ATGACGTCTTGCCCATCTGGCACTGCCATCTCTCCTGACAGCCTCGAAGCCTTCATCGAAGCCGAGATCACGCGTGGCAGCTTCGCGAGTGAGCGCGCCATGATCGAAGCTGGCCTGACCCTGCTGCGTGAGAAAATGGCCACTTCCGCCAAGCGGGAGGGAGTCGCCTTTCCGCCTGCTGGTGGTCAATGCGGTGCGCTGATCCGTGGGCTGGACTGGGCGCAGCATGCCGTTGGCCCAACATGCCGATGGTCTGATCCGCTACGGGCAACGATTACCAATATCGTCAATTCCCCCGTGGCCAAGATGCTGCTTTGGGGGCCCGAGCAGATCCTGTTCTACAACGACGCCTTCAGTCTCATCGCAGGCGACCGCCACCCCTGCGCACTTGGAACGCCGCTCGCAAAAGCCTTCCCCGAACTCGATGCGTGGACAAGACCCGTTCTCGAAGCCGGATTGCGCGGGGAAGCCGCAAGTTTTCAGAATCGCAAGATCAGGCTCAACCGGCAGGATCAGATCGAAACGCTGATTCTCGATTTCTATTTCACGCCGGTCTATGAAACGGGCGAAGCGCCTGGCGGCGTCTTGTGCACCATCGTCAACAATACCGAGCGCGTTCACGCTGAGAAGCGTCTGGCCTCAAGCGAAGCGGAATTACGGCGCGTCACCGATGCGACGCCCATGCTCGTTTCCTATGTCGATCAGGCGCATGTCTATCGCTTTGCCAATGCCGCTTATGAATCCTGGCTTGGCCTGCCGCTTGAGCGCATCGTCAACTGTCCCGTCATCGAGGTCCTGGGGGCGCGCGTCTATGAAGACAGGCGCCCCGATCTGGAAGCCGCGCTCTCGGGCCGGTCTCTCACCGCTGAGACTCTCCTGCCTCATCAGGACGGCACAGAGCGTCATACAGAGTTCCGCTACGTGCCGCATATCGACGATGATGGGGTCGTGCACGGCGTGCATATCCTCGGCATCGATATCGAGGACCGGGCACGGCGTATCGCCGAGGTCGCCGCGAGCGACAGGCGTTTCCGCACCGCGATGGAAGCCGTTCATGGTGTGCTGTGGACCAACAGCGCCGATGGCCGCATGACGGGCGAGCAGCCGGGCTGGGCTGCGCTGACAGGCCAGACAAGCGAGGAATATCAGGGCTTTGGCTGGGCCAATGCCGTTCATCCGGACGACACCGCCGCCTCGGTTGTCGCATGGAACGCCTCCGTGTCGTCGCGCAGCATGTTCGTGCATGAGCATCGCGTGCGCAACCGCGACGGGCAGTGGCGCAATTTTGCCATACGCGCCCTGCCCATCCTCGATGACTCAGGCGAAATCACCGAATGGGTGGGGGTTCATACCGACATCACCCATCAACGCGCCGCAGAAGCTGCATTGCGCGATCACGCGGAAGACCTGTCCCGTCAGGTACGCCATCGCCAGAGGGCCGAAGAACAGCTGCGCAAGCTGAACGAGACGCTCGAAAACCGCGTGATCGAGGAGATCACGGAGCGACGTCAGGCCGAGACCCGACTGGCTCAGGCGCAGAAAATGGAATCCATCGGCAAACTGACTGGCGGCGTGGCGCATGATTTCAACAACCTGCTTCAGGTGATCAGCGGCAATCTGCAACTGCTCGGCAAATATGTGATGGGCAACAGCCGGGCCGAGCGTCACGTCAGCAGCGCAATGGGCGGCGTGCAGCGTGGTTCACGTCTGGCCAGCCAGCTTCTTGCCTTCGGCCGCCGTCAGGCACTCGAACCCAAGATCGTGAATGTGACCCGCTTCGTGCGTGGCATGGATGAAATGCTGCGCCGTGCAATTGGTGAGGGGATCGAGATCGAGACCATCGTTTCGGCTGGTCTGTGGAACACGTTCATCGATCCGGCACAGATCGAAAATGCCCTTCTGAATCTCGCCATCAATGCCCGCGATGCGATGGAGGGACAGGGCAAGCTGACGATCGAACTCGGCAACACCCATCTCGATGACGCCTATGTTCGTCAGCATGACGAGGTCAAGGCCGGGCAATATGTGCTTCTGGCCGTCAGCGATACCGGCACGGGTATGACACCCGACATTCTCGCCAAGGTGTTTGAGCCGTTCTTCTCGACGAAGGCAGAAGGCAAGGGCTCCGGGCTTGGCCTCTCGATGGTCTATGGCTTCGTCAAGCAGTCTGGCGGCCACATCAACATCTACTCCGAGCCGGGCGAAGGCACGACCATCAAGCTCTATCTGCCCCGTGCGATGGACGCCGAGGATGTCGAGATCGAACATCACATGGCCCCCGTCACCGGCGGCAGCGAGACCGTGCTGGTAGTGGAGGATGACGACGAAGTGCGGGCCACCGTGGTCGAGATGCTTTCCGACCTCGGCTATCAGGTTCTCAAGGCCACCGATGCCGCCAATGCGCTGGTGGTGATCGAAAGCGGTATGCCCATCGATATCCTGTTCACCGACGTGGTCATGCCCGGAACCCTCAAGAGCCCGGAACTGGCCCGTCGCGCCAAGGAGCGCCTGCCGGACATCGCTGTGCTTTTCACCTCGGGCTATACCGAGAACTCAATCGTGCATGGCGGCCGCCTGGATGCCGGGGTAGAGCTGCTTTCCAAGCCCTATACGCGCGACGCGCTGGCGCGGAAATTCCGCCATGTTCTGGCCAATCGCCAGCAACGCGTGCAGGCAACAGCGCCGCGCCAGCCGGACCCATCGGAAGCCTCGTCTGCCAGCGCCGGACAGGCGGCCCTCATTTCCGGGGCGGAGTCCGTCGGAATGGGCAACGCCCCGGCCCGCACGCTTTGCGTGACGGTACTTCTGGTTGAGGATGACCGTCTGATCCGTCAGGCTACCTCGGAAATGCTCAAGGAATCGGGCTTCCTGACCGTTGAGGCCGCCGATTACGACGAAGCCCTTATCGTGCTGCAAACCATGCCGGTTGATGTGTTGCTGACAGATGTGAACCTCCCGGGCCTCTCCGGGAAGGATCTGGCTGCGCAGGCGCGCCTGCTGAGGCCGGATATCGGGGTCGTTTTCGCCACAGGTGATGTCCATGCCGTCGAGGGCGATCCGTCTGTCGTCGTGCTGTCCAAACCCTATGACCTCACAACGCTCACTTCGTCCCTATCGCGTAGCCTTCCTCGCCTCTCGCCTCAGGCGCAACCGGCTGACGACACGGCTCCGGCCAAGGATCGCCCCGCCACTGTTTGA
- a CDS encoding GNAT family N-acetyltransferase yields the protein MTLGRQIRTQRLVLQPVSWHDMQDMIRLKTNGASFGRMLGGVRSLRQVEDEMADDLAFWAKRGIGIFTIRENNRFVGITGLHERPDGRGLGLRFALVPEAAGRGIAREAAGAALRFALDAGVERVVGVTREDNMPSRIVLGSIGMHHVESFERDGYLMLVYEIRQDKQPALT from the coding sequence GTGACGCTTGGCCGTCAGATACGGACCCAGCGGCTCGTGCTGCAGCCCGTAAGCTGGCACGATATGCAGGACATGATTCGCCTCAAGACCAATGGCGCCTCATTCGGGCGTATGCTGGGGGGTGTCCGCTCGCTCCGGCAGGTTGAGGACGAAATGGCCGATGACCTCGCTTTCTGGGCAAAGCGCGGCATCGGTATTTTTACCATTCGCGAAAATAATCGCTTCGTGGGTATCACGGGGTTGCATGAGCGTCCGGACGGGCGCGGCCTGGGCCTGCGCTTCGCCCTGGTACCCGAGGCCGCCGGGCGTGGTATTGCGCGCGAGGCAGCGGGCGCTGCGCTGCGTTTTGCGCTGGATGCCGGCGTCGAACGCGTGGTGGGCGTCACCCGCGAGGACAACATGCCCTCACGCATCGTGCTGGGCAGTATCGGCATGCACCATGTGGAAAGCTTCGAGCGCGATGGTTATCTGATGCTCGTTTATGAAATCAGGCAGGACAAGCAACCTGCTTTGACCTAA